A genome region from Christensenella minuta includes the following:
- a CDS encoding LytR/AlgR family response regulator transcription factor has translation MKGEMWMYRAAICEDDPTVSKDLHGLCRQILSESGISFDITVFSGPEALLRMLEKDPAAFHVLLLDIKMEPMSGLELARRLREAGNRVSIIFATGYEEYLREGYDVQPVHFLLKPVTKAALQKAFDTDLKLNHISKTVSLEYGSRRFSFDADHILYLESQDHNLHVWLENDMRSFRIPLHRMQEALPAGRFCRCHNSFIVNLSYIREITRTEVRLNNGKTLPIGRNYSRSLQSAFTRFLNLG, from the coding sequence ATGAAGGGAGAAATGTGGATGTACCGGGCCGCGATCTGTGAAGACGATCCAACTGTATCAAAGGACCTGCATGGCCTTTGCCGCCAAATTTTATCAGAGAGTGGTATCTCTTTCGATATTACGGTTTTTTCCGGCCCTGAGGCCCTGCTCCGCATGCTGGAGAAAGACCCGGCGGCCTTCCATGTCCTGCTCCTTGATATCAAAATGGAGCCCATGAGCGGCCTCGAACTCGCACGCCGCCTGCGGGAGGCAGGCAACCGCGTCAGTATTATTTTTGCAACAGGATATGAGGAATACCTGCGGGAAGGCTATGACGTCCAGCCCGTGCATTTCCTTTTAAAACCAGTCACAAAGGCGGCGCTGCAAAAGGCGTTCGACACCGATCTCAAGCTTAACCATATCTCCAAAACGGTTTCGCTGGAATATGGAAGCAGACGTTTCTCTTTTGACGCAGACCATATTTTATATTTGGAGAGTCAGGACCACAATCTGCATGTCTGGCTGGAAAACGATATGCGTTCTTTTCGCATTCCGCTGCACCGAATGCAGGAGGCGCTCCCCGCAGGCCGGTTTTGCCGCTGCCATAACAGCTTTATTGTAAATCTATCATATATCCGGGAAATCACGCGCACGGAGGTTCGCCTTAATAACGGCAAAACGCTTCCGATCGGCCGCAATTATTCCCGCAGCCTGCAAAGCGCGTTCACCCGTTTTTTAAACCTCGGATAA
- a CDS encoding lectin like domain-containing protein: MKRTVCLLLTVVLAVSAVFSCASFAFAEEGPAKLSLVFENCDPPEEGDLYAAEEDTTVRIADTAPAGGETIYYMLMFTLKNKEARMTERIPYTGTVSLREAIAQAVADGVLTQEEFDGVGVAFIDVTAGEEYDPVASGNARFMPAACKPVAFGPAAGEYPAGTRLGLSSETADAEIYYTLDGTSPKLPGASLYNPADKLTLAEDSRILASARKAGLKSSEPASAAYTVQKSGTVTADPAPGTVAAGTQVTLRASAEDEKILYTTDGTVPAQGAAGTVDSGSATAAVMIDRDTVINARTYKDGTAPGDVQRFSYTAGGAGDAYEPNDTQETAASVSFPSKIRATIHSAEDVDYYKFHYSYATPIELLLFQPDEEGAAYSLTLLGSGGAEVAASALAGDQRITAELAEGDYYAVVKSPGGHFSAKEYTLAVSKQAAEGLDFSEYNMLNAMLNADSSEDCYTPAEGRGGVLSGGDIYMALAYLARWSGPVLEEDDPYMLDEFGGDVSEFTYHQLPARYHLRQAILLPDREKTAEDTLHYKNAIYTYGAIYCGIRHQEGEGGYYDATGSYYFKPEADMAGGGHAISLVGWDDTVPAEQFTVTVDGKPYTPAGDGAFIAKNNYGTEKGQNGFFYISYYSADLSANPAAAVFVDDPANDYDNIYQYDPLGYTNLYEPSQYSRGKVLYTKNVFTAADRQDVKAVSFYSMHEDQDYDVYLEVNGETRHVASGTHKYKGYYTVELGEGLPVGAGEEFSVTVRLQNRDGSDVVAAVEMPITGRSDRARAQAGQSFTSTDGRDWTDISAKYSANNCIKAFTDGAGGGTDDSSQGGAGRAFSAAQLESAGELSAPAAAADSASNSGQNKTSILPQGRTADPVTKLPEKFDLRDIGAVTPVKNQGWIPSCWTFATMSSAESILLRQNNIAEQMGVESVSIDSVDTVCLEVGQTADFSAAAAVTPNEEEFSGIRWSYAGDLDSIDIRTEAGRSGETAVLFTAKATGTVVVTATSTADDTRSVSKTVTIVQEAQIPGAEGKEIVSLPKREGGLDLGKIKEALSALSPQQALLIPVGEGTAVPQEIFEQIKGQDKTIIFAVLDDAGKVVARFVFHGTDIAAAMDMSLAFSNTPGEAAKNAAVFPQGTKLLFLNFGHSGALPGKATVSVLAVPPFGAGEETYLYYFNGTGYDDISTQNVDSAGYAAFTLRHCSEYVLANRKQAESSVPADDGAKQEDGPQTGDTKDMTPWIVIAVIAGAAAAAAVILLLRRRAGK; the protein is encoded by the coding sequence ATGAAAAGAACGGTATGTCTGTTATTGACAGTGGTTTTAGCGGTGAGCGCGGTATTTTCCTGCGCGTCGTTCGCATTTGCGGAGGAGGGTCCTGCGAAGCTTTCCCTGGTTTTTGAAAATTGTGATCCGCCGGAAGAGGGGGACCTTTACGCGGCAGAAGAGGATACTACGGTCCGGATAGCCGATACTGCGCCTGCGGGCGGGGAAACGATTTATTATATGCTGATGTTCACCCTGAAAAACAAGGAAGCAAGGATGACGGAACGCATCCCGTATACGGGAACGGTGTCGCTTCGGGAAGCGATTGCGCAGGCGGTGGCGGACGGAGTGCTTACGCAGGAGGAGTTCGACGGCGTGGGCGTCGCGTTTATCGACGTGACGGCGGGTGAAGAATATGATCCGGTTGCGTCCGGTAACGCGCGGTTTATGCCGGCAGCATGCAAGCCGGTTGCCTTCGGCCCCGCGGCCGGGGAATATCCGGCGGGCACGCGGCTTGGGCTTTCGAGCGAAACGGCGGACGCGGAGATCTACTATACGCTGGACGGAACGTCGCCGAAGCTCCCCGGCGCTTCGCTGTATAATCCGGCGGACAAACTGACGCTGGCGGAGGACAGCAGGATTTTGGCAAGCGCGCGGAAGGCGGGCCTCAAAAGCAGTGAGCCTGCTTCGGCGGCCTATACCGTGCAGAAGAGCGGAACGGTAACGGCGGATCCCGCGCCGGGCACGGTCGCGGCGGGAACGCAGGTGACCCTGCGTGCCTCGGCGGAGGACGAGAAGATTTTGTATACCACGGATGGAACCGTTCCAGCGCAGGGCGCGGCGGGCACGGTGGATTCCGGGAGCGCTACGGCAGCGGTTATGATCGACAGGGATACGGTCATCAACGCCCGCACCTATAAAGACGGCACTGCCCCGGGCGATGTGCAGCGCTTTTCCTATACGGCAGGAGGCGCGGGCGACGCGTACGAGCCCAACGACACGCAGGAGACGGCGGCGAGCGTTTCCTTCCCTTCCAAAATCCGGGCCACGATCCACAGCGCTGAGGATGTGGATTATTACAAATTCCATTACAGCTATGCGACGCCCATAGAACTTTTGCTGTTCCAGCCGGACGAAGAAGGCGCGGCCTATTCGCTTACGCTTCTCGGCAGCGGCGGCGCGGAGGTCGCCGCAAGCGCGCTTGCGGGGGACCAGCGTATCACGGCGGAGCTTGCCGAAGGGGATTATTATGCCGTGGTAAAAAGCCCGGGCGGGCATTTTTCCGCGAAAGAATATACGCTGGCGGTTTCCAAACAGGCGGCAGAGGGCCTTGACTTTTCCGAATACAATATGCTAAACGCAATGCTCAACGCGGATTCCTCCGAGGATTGCTATACGCCGGCCGAAGGACGCGGCGGGGTGCTTTCCGGCGGAGATATTTATATGGCGCTCGCCTATCTTGCGCGGTGGAGCGGCCCGGTGCTGGAAGAGGACGACCCGTATATGCTGGACGAATTTGGCGGCGATGTGAGCGAGTTTACCTACCATCAGCTTCCTGCGCGCTACCACCTGCGGCAGGCGATCCTGCTGCCAGACCGGGAAAAGACGGCGGAAGATACGCTCCATTATAAAAACGCGATCTATACTTATGGGGCGATCTATTGCGGAATCCGCCACCAAGAGGGTGAAGGCGGGTATTACGACGCGACCGGTTCGTATTATTTCAAGCCGGAAGCGGATATGGCCGGGGGCGGACACGCGATCTCGCTGGTCGGATGGGACGACACAGTCCCGGCGGAGCAATTCACGGTGACCGTGGACGGAAAACCGTATACGCCCGCGGGCGACGGCGCGTTCATCGCCAAAAATAATTATGGAACGGAAAAGGGGCAGAACGGTTTTTTCTATATTTCCTATTATAGCGCGGACTTGTCCGCCAATCCCGCTGCCGCCGTATTTGTGGACGATCCGGCGAACGATTACGATAATATTTACCAGTACGACCCGCTTGGCTATACGAACCTCTACGAGCCCAGCCAATATTCGCGGGGCAAGGTGCTTTATACGAAAAACGTGTTTACGGCAGCGGACAGGCAGGACGTGAAGGCTGTGTCGTTTTACTCCATGCACGAGGATCAGGATTATGACGTTTATCTCGAGGTGAACGGGGAGACGCGCCATGTGGCGAGCGGAACCCATAAATATAAGGGATATTATACGGTGGAGCTTGGCGAAGGGCTCCCCGTCGGCGCAGGAGAAGAGTTCAGCGTGACCGTGCGGCTGCAAAACCGGGACGGAAGCGACGTCGTCGCGGCGGTTGAGATGCCGATCACCGGCCGTTCCGACAGGGCGCGGGCGCAGGCCGGACAGAGTTTTACTAGCACCGACGGACGGGACTGGACCGATATTTCCGCGAAATATTCCGCAAACAACTGTATCAAGGCGTTTACAGACGGCGCAGGCGGCGGAACGGACGATTCCTCGCAGGGGGGAGCGGGCCGGGCATTCAGCGCGGCGCAGCTCGAGAGTGCGGGAGAGCTTTCCGCTCCGGCGGCAGCGGCGGACAGCGCATCCAATAGCGGCCAGAACAAGACCAGCATCCTGCCGCAGGGCAGGACGGCCGATCCGGTTACAAAGTTGCCGGAAAAATTCGACCTGCGGGATATTGGCGCGGTTACCCCGGTGAAAAACCAGGGATGGATTCCTTCCTGCTGGACGTTTGCGACAATGAGCAGTGCGGAAAGCATCCTGCTGCGGCAGAATAATATTGCCGAACAAATGGGCGTGGAAAGCGTCAGCATCGACAGTGTGGATACGGTCTGCCTGGAGGTCGGGCAGACGGCGGATTTCTCCGCGGCGGCGGCGGTCACCCCAAACGAAGAAGAATTTTCCGGGATCCGGTGGAGCTATGCGGGCGATCTCGACAGCATCGATATCCGGACGGAGGCCGGACGCAGCGGGGAAACGGCGGTGCTGTTCACCGCAAAAGCTACGGGAACGGTTGTGGTCACGGCGACAAGTACAGCGGACGATACCAGGTCGGTGAGCAAAACGGTCACCATCGTGCAGGAAGCGCAGATACCGGGCGCGGAGGGCAAGGAAATCGTTTCATTGCCGAAGAGGGAGGGGGGTCTCGACCTCGGGAAAATAAAGGAAGCCTTGTCCGCCCTCAGTCCGCAGCAGGCGCTGCTGATCCCGGTGGGGGAAGGAACGGCCGTTCCCCAAGAAATCTTTGAACAGATCAAGGGACAGGATAAGACGATTATTTTTGCGGTTCTGGATGATGCGGGGAAGGTGGTCGCACGGTTCGTATTCCACGGTACGGATATTGCGGCTGCAATGGATATGAGCCTTGCGTTTTCCAATACGCCCGGCGAGGCGGCGAAGAACGCGGCGGTATTTCCGCAGGGGACGAAGCTGTTGTTTTTGAACTTCGGGCACAGCGGGGCGCTTCCCGGCAAAGCGACGGTATCCGTGCTTGCCGTGCCGCCGTTTGGAGCGGGCGAAGAGACGTACCTGTATTATTTCAACGGAACGGGCTATGACGATATCAGTACGCAAAACGTGGACAGCGCCGGATACGCGGCGTTTACCCTCAGACATTGCTCCGAATATGTGCTTGCGAACAGGAAGCAGGCCGAAAGCAGCGTTCCTGCGGATGACGGAGCGAAGCAGGAAGACGGGCCGCAGACCGGGGATACGAAGGATATGACGCCGTGGATCGTCATTGCCGTCATCGCGGGCGCGGCCGCCGCCGCGGCGGTGATCCTGCTGCTGCGGCGCAGGGCTGGAAAATAA